One Branchiostoma floridae strain S238N-H82 chromosome 15, Bfl_VNyyK, whole genome shotgun sequence DNA window includes the following coding sequences:
- the LOC118431811 gene encoding uroporphyrinogen decarboxylase-like isoform X1 produces the protein MTLPEHLYSTNNFPELKNDLMLRAARGEKTERVPVWVMRQAGRYLEEFRAMRAENEFFKVCQTPELACEVTLQPIRRFQLDAAIIFSDILVVPQALGMTVEMIPGKGPSFPEPLKLPEDLSKLDKDVDVNKTLGYVFDAITLTRHKLEGKVPLIGFSGAPWTLMCYMIEGGGSESMSKPKQWLYKYEEASHQLLNILTKVIIDYLVGQVIAGAQLLQVFESHAGHLCARTFNTFALPYLSIIARQVEEKVRAQGKEPVPMIIFAKGAHYAIEDLAQSGYEVVGLDWTVNPKTARHQTQGKVTLQGNMDPGALYASKEEIRTIVREMLEQFGTQQHIANLGHGIYPTIDPDHVEAFVDAVHSISEEINLDSKKKN, from the exons ATGACCTTGCCAGAGCATTTGTATTCAACAAAC AACTTCCCTGAGCTGAAGAATGACCTGATGCTCCGCGCCGCCCGCGGAGAGAAGACGGAACGCGTGCCCGTCTGGGTGATGAGACAAGCTGGCAGATACCTGGAGG AGTTCAGGGCCATGAGGGCGGAGAATGAGTTCTTCAAGGTGTGTCAGACACCTGAGCTGGCCTGTGAAgttaccttacag CCCATCCGCAGGTTTCAGCTGGATGCAGCGATTATCTTCTCCGACATTCTGGTGGTGCCTCAG GCACTTGGTATGACTGTAGAGATGATACCAGGGAAGGGCCCCAGTTTTCCTGAACCATTAAAGTTACCGGAGGACTTGTCCAAACTAGACAAGGATGTGGACGTGAACAAGACCCTCGGCTACGTGTTCGATGCCATCACTTTAACCAGGCACAAGCTGGAGGGAAAGGTGCCTCTTATAGGGTTTTCTGGAGCACCA TGGACGCTGATGTGTTATATGATAGAGGGAGGAGGCTCAGAGAGCATGAGTAAGCCCAAACAGTGGCTGTACAAGTACGAGGAGGCGAGCCACCAGCTGTTGAACATCCTGACTAAAGTCATCATCGATTACCTGGTGGGGCAGGTCATCGCTGGTGCACAG ctgctgcaggtgtttGAGTCCCACGCCGGCCACCTGTGTGCCCGCACCTTCAACACCTTCGCCCTGCCCTACCTCAGCATCATCGCCAGACAGGTGGAGGAGAAGGTTCGAGCACAGGGCAAGGAGCCCGTACCTATG ATCATATTTGCCAAGGGTGCCCACTATGCTATAGAGGACCTGGCGCAGAGTGGGTATGAAGTAGTGGGTCTGGACTGGACTGTGAACCCAAAGACTGCACG ACACCAGACCCAAGGAAAGGTGACATTACAGGGAAACATGGACCCTGGTGCTCTATATGCCTCAAAG GAGGAGATTCGGACCATCGTGAGAGAAATGTTGGAACAGTTCGGGACCCAGCAGCACATTGCTAACCTGGGCCACGGGATCTACCCAACCATCGACCCCGATCACGTGGAAGCCTTCGTGGACGCCGTACATTCCATATCTGAGGAGATCAACCTGGATAGCAAGAAGAAAAACTAG
- the LOC118431811 gene encoding uroporphyrinogen decarboxylase-like isoform X3 has product MAANTAENFPELKNDLMLRAARGEKTERVPVWVMRQAGRYLEEFRAMRAENEFFKVCQTPELACEVTLQPIRRFQLDAAIIFSDILVVPQALGMTVEMIPGKGPSFPEPLKLPEDLSKLDKDVDVNKTLGYVFDAITLTRHKLEGKVPLIGFSGAPWTLMCYMIEGGGSESMSKPKQWLYKYEEASHQLLNILTKVIIDYLVGQVIAGAQLLQVFESHAGHLCARTFNTFALPYLSIIARQVEEKVRAQGKEPVPMIIFAKGAHYAIEDLAQSGYEVVGLDWTVNPKTARHQTQGKVTLQGNMDPGALYASKEEIRTIVREMLEQFGTQQHIANLGHGIYPTIDPDHVEAFVDAVHSISEEINLDSKKKN; this is encoded by the exons atggcggcgaaTACGGCTGAG AACTTCCCTGAGCTGAAGAATGACCTGATGCTCCGCGCCGCCCGCGGAGAGAAGACGGAACGCGTGCCCGTCTGGGTGATGAGACAAGCTGGCAGATACCTGGAGG AGTTCAGGGCCATGAGGGCGGAGAATGAGTTCTTCAAGGTGTGTCAGACACCTGAGCTGGCCTGTGAAgttaccttacag CCCATCCGCAGGTTTCAGCTGGATGCAGCGATTATCTTCTCCGACATTCTGGTGGTGCCTCAG GCACTTGGTATGACTGTAGAGATGATACCAGGGAAGGGCCCCAGTTTTCCTGAACCATTAAAGTTACCGGAGGACTTGTCCAAACTAGACAAGGATGTGGACGTGAACAAGACCCTCGGCTACGTGTTCGATGCCATCACTTTAACCAGGCACAAGCTGGAGGGAAAGGTGCCTCTTATAGGGTTTTCTGGAGCACCA TGGACGCTGATGTGTTATATGATAGAGGGAGGAGGCTCAGAGAGCATGAGTAAGCCCAAACAGTGGCTGTACAAGTACGAGGAGGCGAGCCACCAGCTGTTGAACATCCTGACTAAAGTCATCATCGATTACCTGGTGGGGCAGGTCATCGCTGGTGCACAG ctgctgcaggtgtttGAGTCCCACGCCGGCCACCTGTGTGCCCGCACCTTCAACACCTTCGCCCTGCCCTACCTCAGCATCATCGCCAGACAGGTGGAGGAGAAGGTTCGAGCACAGGGCAAGGAGCCCGTACCTATG ATCATATTTGCCAAGGGTGCCCACTATGCTATAGAGGACCTGGCGCAGAGTGGGTATGAAGTAGTGGGTCTGGACTGGACTGTGAACCCAAAGACTGCACG ACACCAGACCCAAGGAAAGGTGACATTACAGGGAAACATGGACCCTGGTGCTCTATATGCCTCAAAG GAGGAGATTCGGACCATCGTGAGAGAAATGTTGGAACAGTTCGGGACCCAGCAGCACATTGCTAACCTGGGCCACGGGATCTACCCAACCATCGACCCCGATCACGTGGAAGCCTTCGTGGACGCCGTACATTCCATATCTGAGGAGATCAACCTGGATAGCAAGAAGAAAAACTAG
- the LOC118431811 gene encoding uroporphyrinogen decarboxylase-like isoform X2, whose product MTLPEHLYSTNNFPELKNDLMLRAARGEKTERVPVWVMRQAGRYLEEFRAMRAENEFFKVCQTPELACEVTLQPIRRFQLDAAIIFSDILVVPQALGMTVEMIPGKGPSFPEPLKLPEDLSKLDKDVDVNKTLGYVFDAITLTRHKLEGKVPLIGFSGAPWTLMCYMIEGGGSESMSKPKQWLYKYEEASHQLLNILTKVIIDYLVGQVIAGAQLLQVFESHAGHLCARTFNTFALPYLSIIARQVEEKVRAQGKEPVPMIIFAKGAHYAIEDLAQSGYEVVGLDWTVNPKTARHQTQGKVTLQGNMDPGALYASKEEIRTIVREMLEQFGTQQHIANLGHGIYPTIDPDHVEAFVDAVHSISEEINLDSKKKN is encoded by the exons ATGACCTTGCCAGAGCATTTGTATTCAACAAAC AACTTCCCTGAGCTGAAGAATGACCTGATGCTCCGCGCCGCCCGCGGAGAGAAGACGGAACGCGTGCCCGTCTGGGTGATGAGACAAGCTGGCAGATACCTGGAGG AGTTCAGGGCCATGAGGGCGGAGAATGAGTTCTTCAAGGTGTGTCAGACACCTGAGCTGGCCTGTGAAgttaccttacag CCCATCCGCAGGTTTCAGCTGGATGCAGCGATTATCTTCTCCGACATTCTGGTGGTGCCTCAG GCACTTGGTATGACTGTAGAGATGATACCAGGGAAGGGCCCCAGTTTTCCTGAACCATTAAAGTTACCGGAGGACTTGTCCAAACTAGACAAGGATGTGGACGTGAACAAGACCCTCGGCTACGTGTTCGATGCCATCACTTTAACCAGGCACAAGCTGGAGGGAAAGGTGCCTCTTATAGGGTTTTCTGGAGCACCA TGGACGCTGATGTGTTACATGATAGAGGGAGGAGGCTCAGAAAGCATGAGTAAGCCCAAACAGTGGCTGTACAAGTATGAG GAGGCGAGCCACCAGCTGTTGAACATCCTGACTAAAGTCATCATCGATTACCTGGTGGGGCAGGTCATCGCTGGTGCACAG ctgctgcaggtgtttGAGTCCCACGCCGGCCACCTGTGTGCCCGCACCTTCAACACCTTCGCCCTGCCCTACCTCAGCATCATCGCCAGACAGGTGGAGGAGAAGGTTCGAGCACAGGGCAAGGAGCCCGTACCTATG ATCATATTTGCCAAGGGTGCCCACTATGCTATAGAGGACCTGGCGCAGAGTGGGTATGAAGTAGTGGGTCTGGACTGGACTGTGAACCCAAAGACTGCACG ACACCAGACCCAAGGAAAGGTGACATTACAGGGAAACATGGACCCTGGTGCTCTATATGCCTCAAAG GAGGAGATTCGGACCATCGTGAGAGAAATGTTGGAACAGTTCGGGACCCAGCAGCACATTGCTAACCTGGGCCACGGGATCTACCCAACCATCGACCCCGATCACGTGGAAGCCTTCGTGGACGCCGTACATTCCATATCTGAGGAGATCAACCTGGATAGCAAGAAGAAAAACTAG
- the LOC118431543 gene encoding protein NRT1/ PTR FAMILY 5.15-like, with the protein MMEAHALSREDDLLERTPLLSHDLPPSYSQHNGSHPRQYGAKVRDNSPTREPWNNNSVPVCITFCIFMVEVCERIAYYSIVSNLVLYCTRDLHYTSTEAVIISLVFSGSGCLLPPLGGFLADTCAGRYLTIVGSGLLMASGKVEVDKK; encoded by the exons ATGATGGAGGCACACGCCCTGTCCCGCGAAGACGATTTGCTGGAGAGAACACCGCTTCTCTCCCACGACCTTCCTCCAAGCTACAGCCAGCACAACGGCTCGCATCCCCGGCAGTATGGCGCTAAGGTACGGGACAACAGTCCGACACGGGAGCCGTGGAACAACAACAGTGTGCCTGTCTGCATCACGTTCTGTATCTTCATGGTGGAAGTGTGCGAGCGGATCGCGTATTACTCCATCGTGTCGAACCTCGTGTTGTACTGCACCAGAGACCTGCATTACACAAG TACAGAAGCGGTGATCATCAGCCTGGTGTTCAGCGGGTCGGGCTGCCTGCTGCCGCCGCTAGGGGGCTTCCTGGCCGACACGTGCGCAGGGCGGTACCTCACCATCGTGGGGAGCGGGCTGCTGATGGCGTCTGGTAAGG TCGAAGTTGACAAGAAGTGA
- the LOC118431810 gene encoding dnaJ homolog subfamily B member 4-like isoform X1 produces MGKDYYKVLGISRDANEDQIKKAYRKMALKYHPDKNKSAGAEEKFKEIAEAYEVLSDPKKREIYDQYGEEGLKGGGGGGGGGGTGGPGSYTYTFHGDPNETFQRFFGTSNPFEAFSFMSNGGSQRMFFSSSAADPFGRQQHMQHMHPFGGFHSSGGRPGHDGFDPMEVDDDPFTGFGHMGGMGGGHGPTRMRKEVQDPPITHNLMVSLDEVYRGTTKKMKINRQVIGADGYARREDKVLEIQIKKGWKEGTKITFPKEGDQKPGHIPADIVFVLKDKLNPVFKRDGSNLIYTARLSLRDALVGCTVQVPTLDQGRTVPIHCQDIVKPTSKKIIRGEGLPLPKQPSQRGNIVVQFDIQFPNGLSPSTKDILRDCLPA; encoded by the exons ATGGGGAAGGACTACTACAAGGTTCTGGGTATCTCCAGAGACGCGAACGAGGACCAGATAAAGAAGGCGTACAGAAAGATGGCGCTGAAATACCACCCCGATAAAAACAAATCTGCGGGCGCCGAGGAAAAATTCAAGGAGATCGCAGAGGCGTATGAAGTATTAAGCGACCCGAAGAAGAGAGAAATATATGATCAGTATG GAGAGGAGGGTCTGAAGGGTGGtggtggcggcggcggcggcggggGAACCGGCGGTCCCGGCAGCTACACATACACCTTCCACGGCGACCCCAACGAAACCTTCCAGAGGTTTTTCGGAACGTCGAACCCCTTCGAGGCATTCTCCTTCATGAGCAATGGCGGCTCCCAACGCATGTTCTTCAG CAGTTCCGCAGCAGACCCCTTTGGCAGACAACAACACATGCAACACATGCACCCTTTTGGGGGATTTCACAG TTCTGGAGGAAGGCCTGGTCATGATGGGTTTGATCCCATGGAAGTGGACGATGATCCTTTCACCGGCTTCGGCCATATGGGAggaatgggaggggggcacggaCCTACACGGATGAGGAAAGAAGTCCAG gACCCTCCAATCACCCACAATCTCATGGTCTCCCTGGACGAAGTTTACCGCGGGACCACGAAAAAGATGAAAATCAACCGTCAGGTGATCGGCGCGGACGGCTACGCGAGGCGGGAAGACAAGGTTCTGGAGATCCAGATCAAGAAGGGCTGGAAGGAGGGAACCAAGATCACGTTTCCCAAGGAGGGCGACCAGAAGCCCGGCCATATTCCCGCGGATATCGTCTTCGTCTTAAAGGATAAACTAAACCCGGTCTTCAAGAGAGACGGGAGTAACCTGATCTACACAGCAAGACTCTCCTTGAGAGAT GCCTTGGTTGGTTGTACAGTGCAAGTTCCCACCTTGGATCAAGGCAGGACTGTTCCCATCCACTGCCAGGACATTGTCAAACCTACGTCAAAAAAGATTATCCGGGGGGAGGGACTCCCCTTGCCTAAACAGCCAAGTCAGCGAGGAAACATTGTTGTACAGTTTGATATCCAGTTTCCCAACGGACTATCGCCGTCGACAAAGGACATTTTGCGGGACTGTCTACCAGCGTAG
- the LOC118432477 gene encoding caprin-2-like: protein MEFVRLTVLCMLAMVGSLGFRAARASAVPKCRWVCDEEPRRDSRLTYHSEMEMNEREQPRRLRVDPYPYPPQPSQQNHRVAFSVARTTPIGPLPNDTILPFDFMFSNAGGAFDMETGIFTAPVSGTYFFSFRGQKRSAQYLMYLGLWKNGEEMAGVYEDNLDPQNPSPSPGNASNNLVLHLFERDQVYLMISDNAIAFSTVFGKYVGFSGFLLFPDNPYA from the exons ATGGAGTTTGTACGCTTGACGGTTCTCTGTATGCTGGCCATGGTAGGGAGTCTTGGGTTCCGGGCAGCACGTGCGAGCGCGGTGCCGAAGTGTCGGTGGGTGTGCGACGAAGAGCCGCGCAGAGACAGCAGACTGACATACCACA GTGAAATGGAGATGAACGAAAGGGAACAACCGAGACGCCTGAGGGTCGACCCCTACCCGTACCCCCCGCAGCCGTCCCAGCAGAACCACAGGGTGGCTTTCTCTGTTGCACGAACGACCCCTATCGGCCCACTTCCGAACGACACCATCCTGCCCTTCGACTTCATGTTCAGTAACGCCGGTGGAGCGTTCGACATGGAGACGGGCATCTTCACCGCCCCTGTTAGTG GCACGTATTTCTTCTCGTTCCGCGGCCAGAAGCGCTCGGCGCAGTACCTGATGTACCTGGGCCTGTGGAAGAACGGGGAGGAGATGGCCGGGGTGTACGAGGACAACCTGGACCCGCAGAACCCCTCTCCGAGCCCCGGAAACGCCTCCAACAACCTCGTGCTGCATCTGTTCGAGCGGGACCAG GTGTACCTGATGATCAGTGACAACGCCATCGCCTTCTCTACGGTGTTCGGCAAGTACGTGGGCTTCTCCGGCTTCCTGCTCTTCCCGGACAACCCTTATGCATAG
- the LOC118431810 gene encoding dnaJ homolog subfamily B member 4-like isoform X3: MGKDYYKVLGISRDANEDQIKKAYRKMALKYHPDKNKSAGAEEKFKEIAEAYEVLSDPKKREIYDQYGEEGLKGGGGGGGGGGTGGPGSYTYTFHGDPNETFQRFFGTSNPFEAFSFMSNGGSQRMFFSSGGRPGHDGFDPMEVDDDPFTGFGHMGGMGGGHGPTRMRKEVQDPPITHNLMVSLDEVYRGTTKKMKINRQVIGADGYARREDKVLEIQIKKGWKEGTKITFPKEGDQKPGHIPADIVFVLKDKLNPVFKRDGSNLIYTARLSLRDALVGCTVQVPTLDQGRTVPIHCQDIVKPTSKKIIRGEGLPLPKQPSQRGNIVVQFDIQFPNGLSPSTKDILRDCLPA, encoded by the exons ATGGGGAAGGACTACTACAAGGTTCTGGGTATCTCCAGAGACGCGAACGAGGACCAGATAAAGAAGGCGTACAGAAAGATGGCGCTGAAATACCACCCCGATAAAAACAAATCTGCGGGCGCCGAGGAAAAATTCAAGGAGATCGCAGAGGCGTATGAAGTATTAAGCGACCCGAAGAAGAGAGAAATATATGATCAGTATG GAGAGGAGGGTCTGAAGGGTGGtggtggcggcggcggcggcggggGAACCGGCGGTCCCGGCAGCTACACATACACCTTCCACGGCGACCCCAACGAAACCTTCCAGAGGTTTTTCGGAACGTCGAACCCCTTCGAGGCATTCTCCTTCATGAGCAATGGCGGCTCCCAACGCATGTTCTTCAG TTCTGGAGGAAGGCCTGGTCATGATGGGTTTGATCCCATGGAAGTGGACGATGATCCTTTCACCGGCTTCGGCCATATGGGAggaatgggaggggggcacggaCCTACACGGATGAGGAAAGAAGTCCAG gACCCTCCAATCACCCACAATCTCATGGTCTCCCTGGACGAAGTTTACCGCGGGACCACGAAAAAGATGAAAATCAACCGTCAGGTGATCGGCGCGGACGGCTACGCGAGGCGGGAAGACAAGGTTCTGGAGATCCAGATCAAGAAGGGCTGGAAGGAGGGAACCAAGATCACGTTTCCCAAGGAGGGCGACCAGAAGCCCGGCCATATTCCCGCGGATATCGTCTTCGTCTTAAAGGATAAACTAAACCCGGTCTTCAAGAGAGACGGGAGTAACCTGATCTACACAGCAAGACTCTCCTTGAGAGAT GCCTTGGTTGGTTGTACAGTGCAAGTTCCCACCTTGGATCAAGGCAGGACTGTTCCCATCCACTGCCAGGACATTGTCAAACCTACGTCAAAAAAGATTATCCGGGGGGAGGGACTCCCCTTGCCTAAACAGCCAAGTCAGCGAGGAAACATTGTTGTACAGTTTGATATCCAGTTTCCCAACGGACTATCGCCGTCGACAAAGGACATTTTGCGGGACTGTCTACCAGCGTAG
- the LOC118431810 gene encoding dnaJ homolog subfamily B member 4-like isoform X2 codes for MGKDYYKVLGISRDANEDQIKKAYRKMALKYHPDKNKSAGAEEKFKEIAEAYEVLSDPKKREIYDQYGEEGLKGGGGGGGGGGTGGPGSYTYTFHGDPNETFQRFFGTSNPFEAFSFMSNGGSQRMFFSSAADPFGRQQHMQHMHPFGGFHSSGGRPGHDGFDPMEVDDDPFTGFGHMGGMGGGHGPTRMRKEVQDPPITHNLMVSLDEVYRGTTKKMKINRQVIGADGYARREDKVLEIQIKKGWKEGTKITFPKEGDQKPGHIPADIVFVLKDKLNPVFKRDGSNLIYTARLSLRDALVGCTVQVPTLDQGRTVPIHCQDIVKPTSKKIIRGEGLPLPKQPSQRGNIVVQFDIQFPNGLSPSTKDILRDCLPA; via the exons ATGGGGAAGGACTACTACAAGGTTCTGGGTATCTCCAGAGACGCGAACGAGGACCAGATAAAGAAGGCGTACAGAAAGATGGCGCTGAAATACCACCCCGATAAAAACAAATCTGCGGGCGCCGAGGAAAAATTCAAGGAGATCGCAGAGGCGTATGAAGTATTAAGCGACCCGAAGAAGAGAGAAATATATGATCAGTATG GAGAGGAGGGTCTGAAGGGTGGtggtggcggcggcggcggcggggGAACCGGCGGTCCCGGCAGCTACACATACACCTTCCACGGCGACCCCAACGAAACCTTCCAGAGGTTTTTCGGAACGTCGAACCCCTTCGAGGCATTCTCCTTCATGAGCAATGGCGGCTCCCAACGCATGTTCTTCAG TTCCGCAGCAGACCCCTTTGGCAGACAACAACACATGCAACACATGCACCCTTTTGGGGGATTTCACAG TTCTGGAGGAAGGCCTGGTCATGATGGGTTTGATCCCATGGAAGTGGACGATGATCCTTTCACCGGCTTCGGCCATATGGGAggaatgggaggggggcacggaCCTACACGGATGAGGAAAGAAGTCCAG gACCCTCCAATCACCCACAATCTCATGGTCTCCCTGGACGAAGTTTACCGCGGGACCACGAAAAAGATGAAAATCAACCGTCAGGTGATCGGCGCGGACGGCTACGCGAGGCGGGAAGACAAGGTTCTGGAGATCCAGATCAAGAAGGGCTGGAAGGAGGGAACCAAGATCACGTTTCCCAAGGAGGGCGACCAGAAGCCCGGCCATATTCCCGCGGATATCGTCTTCGTCTTAAAGGATAAACTAAACCCGGTCTTCAAGAGAGACGGGAGTAACCTGATCTACACAGCAAGACTCTCCTTGAGAGAT GCCTTGGTTGGTTGTACAGTGCAAGTTCCCACCTTGGATCAAGGCAGGACTGTTCCCATCCACTGCCAGGACATTGTCAAACCTACGTCAAAAAAGATTATCCGGGGGGAGGGACTCCCCTTGCCTAAACAGCCAAGTCAGCGAGGAAACATTGTTGTACAGTTTGATATCCAGTTTCCCAACGGACTATCGCCGTCGACAAAGGACATTTTGCGGGACTGTCTACCAGCGTAG